A genomic segment from Nicotiana sylvestris chromosome 1, ASM39365v2, whole genome shotgun sequence encodes:
- the LOC138873488 gene encoding uncharacterized protein, protein MPVKKSVTEEESEEFLKKMKVQDYSIVEQLRKTPTQISILSLLIHSDEHHRVLMKILNEAHVPDKITVNHLEKIAGKIFEANKITFSDDELPMEGTEHNRALYLTVKCEDSVVSRVLVDNGSSANICPLSTLQKLKIGTERIHLNSLCVRGFDGGGKDSVGDIMLELSIGPLEFTMEFHVLDVVVSYNLLLGRPWINAAKEIVVHGDEDLSACNGTIVPFIEAEDDKGPWVYQTFETVSVEKIPKGKCITGPKLSSSSVMVANEILKNSFVPGKGLGSSLQGIVHPVRPSGNPCMFGLGFMPTKKDLKRVKNLKQKVWSLPKPVPHISKSFVKPGTEKPPTSSIPKPVVNVDEELIKRFQSLFEEVNMVEVGEGSSKADVQLVGPNVKLRNWEATLLPTRKEFCSFYAGCIDMTCMKRDQDDVRETKISVHLEPQVKEEIIKTLFEYKDVFAWSYNDMPGLSTDMVVYKLPTDPAFPHVKQKLRKFKTDMSVKIKEEITKQLTAKVIRVTRYPT, encoded by the exons ATGCCAGTAAAGAAATCGGTCACCGAGGAAGAGTctgaggagttcctgaaaaagatgaaagtgcaggattattccattgtggagcagttaaggaaaacaccAACTCAGATTTCTATTTTGTCTTTGTTGATACATTCAGATGAACATCACAGGGTcttgatgaagattttgaatgaggcacatgttcctgataagatcacagtgaaccacttggaaaagatagctggtAAGATCTTCGAAGCAAATAAGATCACTTTCTCGGATGATGAACTTCctatggagggtacagaacacaaccgaGCTCTTTATCTCACGGTAAAGTGTGAAGATTCTGTTGTctcaagggttttggttgataatGGCTCTAGTGCGAATATTTGTCCCCTGTCTACTCTGCAAAAATTAAAGATTGGCACCGAAAGAATCCACTTGAACAGTTTGTGTGTTCGAGGCTTTGATGGGGGAGGTAAAGATTCTGTTGGAGATATAATGCTCGAATTATCGATAGGGCCTCttgagtttaccatggagttccacgTGTTAGATGTGGTTGTCTCCTACAATCTGTTATTGGGCAGGCCCTGGATAAATGCTGCTAAG gaaatagttgtgcacggtgaTGAGGACTTGTCAGCTTGTAATGGCACAATTGTTCCATTCATTGaagctgaagatgataagggaccttggGTCTATCAGACCTTCGAAACAGTATCTGTTGAGAAAATTCCTAAAGGAAAATGCATTACGGGTCCTAAGCTATCCTCCTCGTCCGTCATGGTTGCGAATGAAATATTGAAGAATAGTTTTgtgccgggcaagggtttgggctcATCTCTACAGGGTATTGTGCATCCAGTGCGTCCTAGTGGGAATCCttgtatgtttggtttgggattcatgcccACAAAGAAGGACctgaaaagggttaaaaatctgaaacagaAGGTATGGTCGCTCCCCAAGCCCGTACCACACATctctaagtcttttgtcaagccagggACCGAAAAACCTCCAACCTCCTCAATCCCAAAACCTGTGGTCAATGTTGATGAAGAGCTGATCAAGAGGTTCCAAAGTCTGTTCGAAgaggtcaatatggtagaagttggtgaaGGCTCTAGTAAAGCAGATGTGCAGCTCGTTGGCCCAAATGTGAAGCTTagaaattgggaagctactcttctccccaccaggaaggagttttg ttctttttatgctggttgcattgacatgacatgcatgaaga gggaccaggatgatgttagggaaaccaagataagtgtgcatTTAGAACCGCAAGTTAAGGAGGAAATAATCAaaacattgtttgagtacaaagatgtctttgcatggtcatataatgatatgccgggcctgagcactgatatGGTAGTTTataaattgccaactgatccagcattccctcatgtcaagcaaaagttgcgaaagttcaagactgatatgagtgtgaagatcaaagaagaaatcacaaagcagcttactgcaaaggtcattcgagtcactcgatatcccacttgA
- the LOC138873492 gene encoding uncharacterized protein, with product MAEYEACILGLRLAVDMGVQEILVLGDSDLLVHQIQGEWETRDLKLIPYRQCLHDLCQQFRSVEFRHIPRIYNEIDDALATLASMLHHSYMAYVDHVHIQVHDQHAYCNVVEDEIDGEP from the coding sequence atggccgagtacgaagcatgcattctgggtttgaggttagctgtagacatgggagTCCAGGAAATACTAGTTCTGGGAGATTCAGATTTGTTGGTTcatcagattcagggagaatgggagactcgagatttgaagctcataccataccgacagtgtctgcatgatctttgtcaacaatTTAGGTCGGTTGAATTTAGACATATTCCCAGGATTTATAATGAGATTGAtgatgccttggctactctggcgtcaatgttacatcattcGTACATGGCTTATGTCGACCACGTGCATATCCAAGttcatgatcaacatgcttattgtaatgtggtggaagacgAAATCGATGGCGAACCTTAG
- the LOC138873496 gene encoding uncharacterized protein — translation MAEVHSGVCGLHMNGYVLVKKILRAGATPYLLVYGTEAVIPAEVEIPSLQIVAEAEIDDDEWVKTRLEQLSLIDEKRLVAVCHGQLYQKRMAKEYNKKARPRKFEVGQMVLKCILPHQAEAKGKFAPNWQGSFIVTRVLPNGALYLTDI, via the exons ATGGCTGAAGTGcattctggagtttgcgggctgcatatgaacgggtatgtcttggtaaagaagatacttcgagcag gtgcaactccttatctgttggtatatggaactgaggcaGTTATACCTGCGGAGGTTGAGATTCCATCCCTTCAGATCGTTGcagaagctgaaattgatgatgatgagtgggtcaaaacccgactcgagcagttgagtttgattgatgagaaaagattggttgcggtatgtcatggtcaattgtatcagaagagaatggcaaaagAATACAACAAGAAGGCGCGTcctcggaaatttgaagtgggccagatggtattgaaatgcatccttcctcatcaggctgaagctaaaggcaagttcgccccaaactggcaggggtcaTTCATAGTGACAAGAGTAttgcccaatggtgctttgtatttaacagacatataa